A region of Lathamus discolor isolate bLatDis1 chromosome 14, bLatDis1.hap1, whole genome shotgun sequence DNA encodes the following proteins:
- the LOC136021916 gene encoding C-C motif chemokine 3-like, with the protein MKVSAAALVALLLVAACSPSEAHLDAVPTTCCFTYHQRPIPRRLITSAYITSSSCSQPGVIMVTKKELCTDPRAGWVQAQVQHFQSLKN; encoded by the exons ATGAAGGTCTCCGCAGCCGCTCTGGTCGCTCTCCTCCTCGTGGCCGCCTGCTCCCCATCTGAGGCCCATCTCG ATGCTGTCCCCACCACGTGCTGCTTCACCTACCACCAGCGCCCCATCCCGCGGCGCCTCATCACCTCTGCCTAtatcaccagcagcagctgcagccagccgggagtgat catggtcaccaagaaggagctgtgcacagacccccgggcgggctgggtgcaggcacaggtgcagcacttccagagcctgaagaactga